A single genomic interval of Zunongwangia sp. HGR-M22 harbors:
- a CDS encoding DNA polymerase III subunit yields the protein MLFSEIVGLPHIKNHLTTTADNSRIAHAQLFVGSSGSGTLPMAIAYAQYLLCKNTNGENDNGNASCNMKFNNVSHPDLHFAFPVATNQTIKSHPVSANFMEDWRSFIKNNPYGSLTDWYEHIGIENKQGQIGVDEAQDIVKSLSLKAYEGGLKVMIIWRADRMNIAAANKLLKLIEEPPNKTIFILIAEDEEQIIQTIKSRCQTLNFPPLAEADIAEKLIDLNDMDPQEAALIAHQSNGSFTKALHLLQNDTADDQYEQWFINWVRTAFKAKGNKATVLELISWSEEIAGMGREKQKSFLLYCLDFFRQALMMNYKAENLVFLSPKTKGFQLQKFAPFVHGNNILPITKALEDAIYHIERNGNAKIILTDLSIRLTRFLHIKSA from the coding sequence ATGCTTTTTTCAGAAATCGTTGGATTACCACATATAAAAAATCACCTTACTACTACGGCAGATAACAGCCGTATAGCACACGCGCAATTATTTGTAGGAAGTAGCGGAAGTGGAACCTTACCTATGGCTATTGCTTATGCCCAATATTTGCTTTGTAAAAACACTAATGGGGAAAATGATAATGGCAATGCTTCCTGCAACATGAAATTTAATAATGTTTCGCATCCCGATCTCCATTTTGCATTTCCGGTGGCTACCAATCAAACTATAAAAAGCCATCCAGTTTCTGCAAATTTTATGGAAGACTGGCGAAGCTTTATAAAAAATAATCCCTACGGAAGTTTAACCGATTGGTACGAACATATTGGTATTGAAAACAAGCAGGGACAAATTGGTGTAGATGAAGCGCAGGATATCGTTAAATCTTTATCATTAAAGGCCTACGAGGGTGGATTAAAAGTGATGATTATCTGGAGAGCCGATCGCATGAATATTGCAGCTGCAAATAAATTGCTAAAACTAATTGAAGAGCCGCCAAATAAGACCATTTTTATTTTGATTGCTGAAGATGAGGAGCAAATTATACAGACCATAAAATCCAGATGTCAAACCCTTAACTTCCCTCCTCTTGCAGAAGCTGATATTGCTGAAAAATTGATTGACTTAAATGACATGGATCCTCAGGAGGCTGCATTAATAGCACATCAATCTAACGGCAGTTTTACCAAAGCTTTACACCTTTTACAAAATGATACAGCAGACGACCAATATGAACAATGGTTTATCAATTGGGTGCGCACCGCCTTTAAAGCCAAGGGAAATAAAGCTACGGTTTTAGAATTAATTAGCTGGAGCGAAGAAATTGCCGGGATGGGACGCGAAAAACAAAAGAGCTTTTTGTTGTATTGCCTCGACTTTTTTAGACAAGCGTTAATGATGAATTATAAGGCTGAAAATCTTGTTTTTCTTTCACCAAAAACCAAAGGATTTCAGCTTCAAAAATTTGCTCCTTTTGTTCATGGCAATAATATTTTGCCGATAACAAAAGCACTGGAAGATGCTATTTATCATATCGAGAGAAACGGAAATGCAAAAATAATTTTAACAGATCTTTCTATTAGGCTAACTCGGTTTTTACACATAAAATCTGCTTAA
- a CDS encoding DoxX family protein, with protein MRNIDFEIALLSILVFLLITFFMSFFEKISDYSGTKAYMQSHFKKTFLAGKISYMLPILVIVELLAVILLLLSISNYFFSFSSFNFSRFALISCAVSLMMLLFGQRVAKDYQSSAGITIYFILVVIGFFLLGLQ; from the coding sequence ATGAGGAATATCGATTTTGAAATAGCATTGCTATCAATATTGGTGTTTTTACTCATCACTTTTTTTATGTCTTTTTTTGAGAAGATTAGTGATTATTCGGGTACAAAAGCATATATGCAATCCCACTTCAAAAAGACATTTCTTGCTGGTAAAATTAGTTATATGTTACCAATATTGGTGATTGTAGAGCTTCTAGCCGTTATTTTACTATTATTATCAATTTCAAACTACTTTTTTAGCTTCAGTAGCTTCAATTTCAGTCGATTTGCGCTTATAAGTTGTGCAGTAAGCTTAATGATGCTCCTATTTGGGCAACGTGTTGCGAAAGATTACCAAAGTTCAGCAGGAATCACCATTTATTTTATCCTCGTGGTTATTGGATTTTTCTTGTTAGGGCTACAATAA
- a CDS encoding OmpH family outer membrane protein produces MKKIIAIGAVAISLISCNQEKTAYVDTTRVIQDYKEMKDVESKFEARRDSLTQLITGPQQQFQKEVQEYQQGMSSMSASQRQAKEQELQQKGQQLQQQQQMIGQQLRTDSDSAIEEVVDKVKDFVADYGKENGYTYIFGSNESANIMYAKEGLDITDEVLEELNKTYGGGSTETSAEGKTDSISAE; encoded by the coding sequence ATGAAAAAAATAATCGCCATAGGTGCAGTCGCAATTTCTCTAATCTCTTGTAATCAGGAAAAAACTGCATATGTAGATACTACTCGTGTAATTCAGGATTACAAAGAAATGAAAGATGTAGAATCTAAATTCGAGGCAAGAAGAGATTCATTAACTCAATTAATCACCGGGCCACAACAACAATTTCAAAAAGAAGTTCAAGAATATCAGCAAGGGATGAGCTCGATGTCTGCTTCACAAAGACAAGCTAAAGAACAAGAGCTTCAACAAAAAGGACAACAGTTACAGCAACAACAACAAATGATCGGTCAGCAGCTTAGAACTGATAGCGATTCGGCTATCGAGGAAGTTGTAGACAAGGTTAAAGATTTTGTTGCCGATTACGGAAAAGAGAATGGTTATACATATATCTTCGGAAGCAATGAATCTGCAAATATCATGTACGCTAAAGAAGGTTTAGATATTACAGATGAAGTTTTAGAAGAATTAAATAAAACTTATGGCGGAGGTTCTACAGAAACTTCAGCAGAAGGAAAAACAGATTCTATTTCCGCAGAATAA